One region of Sphingomonas kaistensis genomic DNA includes:
- a CDS encoding TonB-dependent receptor translates to MGSFRLVVLSATVSPLALLLAAPASAQAGPVPSSTETAQETTEAQVAETGVEDIVVTAQRRTQRLQDAPVSVTALSNVALEARGIDNLGDVSNFAPNLELHPTNRPAGGGSAFAGYIRGVGTGDFQFPTDPGIGVYVDDVYIARSVGGLLSLEDVERVEVLKGPQGTLYGRNTIGGAINVITTEPRLTGDFSGLVKARAGSYGRFDLTGLVNTPLIEDRLGLKLSVSRLDSAGYGRRLLDNQRYASEGRVILRGAIKARVNDAIDVKVAGDYTRQRQKPPSGYLIDFVPTGATVAKIARFNTIAAPFVNGQLGLPAGSIYDARWEAPDPYRVYALQPQQDDSDIGGVSGVVNVRLSDTVTFRSISAWRTIDALIEVDGDQVPYVLQQSRTALKQNQYSQEFQLGGTALGDRLNFLVGAYAFREKGDSSVFTRSFEGIYEALIAAGQTPIAADAGNTFTTFGLEATSYALFTQNTLKLTDQLGVTVGARINRDKKDYSTSVRRPQNGQIVVPFSTASAKWNSFTPRLALEFKPNRDLLFYTSYSKGFKSGGFGASTVASPPTPRYEPEKLTSYEAGAKTSWFDNRLTFNIAGFYSKYRNIQLTVQSVDPVTNANIRTTRNAGGSNIKGFEAELVARPLAGLDLNLGVGHVDAKLDTLSASALSSGFRLGDRVPQIPNWSVNAGASYRVRTGAGDLTLRGDLSHKGSQFLTAADPTSFQEKYTLLGARVSFEPSFIEGLELSVEGTNLTDKRYNYYKGTLAPTGEYVAIPAAPREIYATARFRI, encoded by the coding sequence ATGGGGAGCTTCCGGCTCGTCGTCCTGAGCGCGACGGTGTCGCCGCTCGCGCTGCTGCTGGCCGCGCCGGCCTCGGCCCAAGCTGGTCCGGTGCCGTCGAGCACCGAGACCGCGCAGGAAACCACCGAAGCGCAGGTCGCGGAAACGGGTGTCGAGGACATTGTCGTCACCGCGCAGCGCCGCACCCAGCGGCTGCAGGACGCGCCGGTGTCGGTCACCGCCCTGTCCAACGTCGCGCTGGAGGCGCGCGGGATCGACAACCTTGGCGACGTCAGCAATTTCGCGCCAAACCTCGAGCTGCACCCGACCAATCGCCCGGCCGGCGGCGGGTCGGCCTTTGCCGGCTATATCCGCGGCGTCGGAACCGGCGACTTCCAGTTCCCGACCGATCCCGGCATCGGCGTCTATGTCGACGACGTCTACATCGCGCGCAGCGTCGGCGGGCTGCTCAGCCTCGAGGACGTCGAGCGGGTCGAGGTGCTGAAGGGCCCGCAGGGCACGCTTTACGGCCGCAACACCATCGGCGGCGCGATCAACGTCATCACCACCGAACCCCGGCTGACCGGCGATTTCAGCGGCCTCGTGAAGGCGCGCGCCGGAAGCTACGGCCGGTTCGACCTGACCGGTCTCGTCAACACGCCGCTGATCGAGGACCGGCTCGGCCTCAAGCTCTCCGTCTCGCGGCTCGACAGCGCCGGCTATGGCCGCCGCCTGCTCGACAACCAGCGCTACGCCAGCGAGGGCCGGGTGATCCTGCGCGGCGCGATCAAGGCGCGGGTCAACGACGCGATCGACGTCAAGGTCGCCGGCGATTACACCCGCCAGCGCCAGAAACCGCCGTCGGGCTATCTGATCGATTTCGTGCCGACCGGGGCCACCGTGGCCAAGATCGCGCGCTTCAACACCATTGCCGCGCCGTTCGTGAACGGACAGCTCGGCCTCCCCGCGGGATCGATCTACGACGCCCGCTGGGAAGCGCCCGATCCCTACCGCGTCTATGCCTTGCAGCCGCAGCAGGACGACAGCGACATCGGCGGCGTGTCCGGGGTCGTCAACGTGCGCCTGTCGGACACCGTCACCTTCCGCTCGATCAGCGCATGGCGGACCATCGACGCCCTGATCGAGGTCGACGGCGACCAGGTGCCCTACGTGCTTCAGCAGTCGCGCACCGCGCTGAAGCAGAACCAGTATAGCCAGGAATTCCAGCTCGGCGGCACCGCGCTGGGCGACCGCCTCAACTTCCTGGTCGGCGCCTATGCCTTCCGCGAAAAGGGCGACAGCAGCGTCTTCACCCGTTCGTTCGAAGGCATCTACGAAGCGCTGATCGCGGCGGGCCAGACCCCGATCGCGGCCGACGCCGGCAACACCTTCACCACCTTCGGGCTGGAGGCGACCAGCTATGCGCTGTTCACGCAGAATACGCTGAAGCTGACCGACCAGCTTGGCGTCACCGTCGGTGCCCGCATCAATCGCGACAAGAAGGATTATTCGACCTCGGTTCGGCGGCCGCAGAACGGGCAGATCGTGGTGCCCTTCTCGACCGCAAGCGCCAAGTGGAACAGCTTCACCCCGCGCCTCGCGCTCGAGTTCAAGCCCAACCGCGACCTCTTGTTCTACACCAGCTATTCCAAGGGCTTCAAATCGGGCGGCTTCGGCGCGTCCACCGTCGCATCGCCCCCGACGCCGCGCTACGAGCCCGAGAAGCTGACCAGCTACGAAGCGGGCGCGAAGACCAGCTGGTTCGACAACCGGCTGACGTTCAACATCGCCGGCTTCTACTCCAAGTACCGCAACATCCAGCTAACGGTGCAGTCGGTCGATCCGGTCACCAACGCCAACATCCGAACCACCCGCAATGCGGGCGGGTCGAACATCAAGGGGTTCGAGGCGGAACTGGTGGCGCGGCCGCTGGCCGGGCTCGACCTCAACCTCGGGGTCGGCCATGTCGACGCGAAGCTCGACACGCTGTCGGCTTCCGCCCTGTCGAGCGGGTTCAGGCTGGGCGACCGGGTCCCCCAGATCCCCAACTGGTCGGTCAATGCCGGCGCTTCCTACCGGGTGCGGACCGGCGCCGGCGACCTCACCCTGCGCGGCGACCTGTCGCACAAGGGCTCGCAATTCCTGACCGCCGCCGACCCGACCTCGTTCCAGGAGAAATATACGCTGCTGGGCGCGCGGGTATCGTTCGAGCCCAGCTTCATCGAGGGGCTGGAGCTGTCGGTCGAGGGCACCAACCTCACCGACAAGCGCTACAATTACTACAAGGGAACGCTGGCTCCGACCGGCGAATATGTCGCGATCCCGGCGGCCCCGCGTGAAATCTACGCGACGGCCCGCTTCCGGATCTGA